A section of the Desulfobaccales bacterium genome encodes:
- a CDS encoding sigma-54 dependent transcriptional regulator — protein MTKKALLIIDPQPLWRDIQDLLRRTHQVETQQVPSLEAAGEFLREPEFLAIFLAEPLVGSLAPLKGEVPTVPVFVFSPRPTVAGAVAAMREGAQDYLGFPPPPERLTELLRPYLSAPADSPAPGRPRQGERSMARPLITQDPAMLRLVEMAKAVAPTRATVLIQGESGTGKEVLARLLHQESDRAAGPFVAVNCAALPEGLLESELFGHEKGAFTGAIMRKLGKFELAQHGTLLLDEISEMHPHLQAKLLRVLQENEIDRVGGRTPIPVDVRVVATTNRDLTELMQKGEFREDLYYRLQVITFTLPPLRERPGDIPLLAQYFLERYSQLFGKGPLSFTTTALRALEAAAWPGNVRQLENAVARGVLLATTRFVHPKDIFGETPPAVPAPEARALTPAKPVTLREMEQSLIFQALKETSGNRTHAAKLLGISVRTLRNKLHEYRQEQQRPPVCRSQVA, from the coding sequence ATGACCAAAAAGGCCCTGCTGATTATCGATCCTCAACCTCTGTGGCGGGATATCCAAGACCTCCTGCGACGCACCCACCAGGTGGAGACCCAGCAGGTCCCCAGCCTGGAGGCCGCCGGGGAGTTCCTCCGGGAGCCGGAGTTCCTGGCCATCTTCCTGGCCGAGCCCCTGGTGGGCTCCCTGGCACCGCTCAAAGGGGAGGTCCCCACGGTGCCGGTGTTTGTCTTCTCCCCCCGGCCCACGGTGGCCGGCGCGGTGGCGGCCATGCGGGAGGGGGCCCAGGATTATCTCGGTTTTCCCCCTCCTCCGGAGCGCCTGACGGAACTGCTCAGGCCCTATCTCTCCGCCCCGGCGGACAGTCCCGCCCCGGGACGTCCCCGCCAAGGCGAGCGCAGCATGGCCCGCCCCCTCATCACTCAGGACCCGGCCATGCTCCGTCTGGTGGAGATGGCCAAGGCCGTGGCGCCCACCCGGGCCACGGTGCTCATCCAGGGGGAGTCCGGCACCGGCAAGGAGGTCCTGGCCCGGTTGCTGCACCAGGAGAGCGACCGGGCCGCGGGGCCCTTTGTGGCGGTGAACTGCGCCGCCCTGCCCGAGGGCCTGTTGGAGAGCGAGCTCTTCGGCCATGAAAAGGGGGCCTTCACCGGCGCCATCATGCGCAAGCTGGGCAAATTCGAGCTGGCGCAGCACGGCACCCTGCTTCTGGATGAAATCAGCGAGATGCACCCCCACCTGCAGGCCAAGCTCTTAAGGGTGCTCCAGGAAAACGAGATCGACCGGGTGGGCGGTCGCACCCCCATCCCCGTGGATGTGCGGGTGGTGGCCACCACCAACCGAGACCTCACCGAGCTGATGCAGAAGGGGGAATTCCGGGAGGACCTCTACTACCGCCTGCAGGTCATCACCTTCACCCTGCCGCCCCTCAGGGAGCGGCCCGGGGACATCCCCTTGCTGGCCCAATATTTCCTGGAGCGCTACTCCCAGCTCTTCGGCAAGGGGCCCCTCAGCTTCACCACCACCGCCCTGAGGGCCCTGGAGGCCGCCGCCTGGCCCGGCAACGTTCGGCAGCTGGAAAACGCCGTGGCCCGGGGGGTGCTTCTGGCCACCACCCGCTTTGTCCACCCCAAGGACATCTTCGGGGAGACCCCCCCCGCCGTCCCCGCGCCTGAGGCCCGCGCCCTCACCCCGGCCAAGCCCGTCACCTTGCGGGAGATGGAGCAGAGCCTGATCTTCCAGGCCTTAAAAGAGACTTCCGGCAACCGCACCCATGCCGCCAAGCTCTTGGGGATCAGCGTGCGCACCCTGAGGAACAAGCTGCACGAATACCGGCAGGAGCAGCAGCGGCCGCCGGTGTGCCGCTCCCAGGTGGCGTGA
- the flgB gene encoding flagellar basal body rod protein FlgB: MSWDPLAEPVTRLLAHSLNLRSRRQEVIAGNIANLDTPGYTARELPFKEVLSQYASGGGPLFLAKTHPGHLTPPLAAGLVENRGEPVDLDQEMVRLGENLFQFQSAVQLLNRKLEGLRTVVEGGRT; encoded by the coding sequence ATGAGCTGGGATCCCCTTGCCGAGCCGGTGACCCGGCTGCTGGCGCACAGCCTCAACCTGCGCAGCCGCCGCCAGGAGGTCATCGCCGGCAACATCGCCAATCTGGACACCCCCGGCTACACCGCCCGGGAGCTCCCCTTCAAGGAGGTGCTCAGCCAATATGCCTCCGGGGGCGGGCCCCTGTTCTTGGCGAAGACCCATCCGGGCCATCTCACCCCGCCCCTGGCGGCCGGGCTGGTGGAGAACCGGGGCGAACCCGTGGACCTGGACCAGGAGATGGTGCGCCTGGGGGAGAATCTCTTCCAGTTCCAGAGCGCGGTGCAGCTCCTCAACCGCAAGCTGGAGGGACTGCGCACCGTCGTTGAAGGAGGCAGAACGTGA
- the flgC gene encoding flagellar basal body rod protein FlgC, with amino-acid sequence MTLFASMEISAAGLSAQRQRLNVIAENLANVDTTRTPEGGPYLKKQVVLETRPPEDFASLLSGAESVGVAGVTRTTEGLRPEYDPTHPDADEQGMVLYPNVNPITEMVSLALASRTFEANVAVLKAARAMLQKSLEIGR; translated from the coding sequence GTGACCCTGTTTGCCAGCATGGAGATCAGCGCCGCGGGCTTAAGCGCCCAGCGCCAGCGCCTGAATGTCATCGCCGAAAACCTGGCCAACGTTGACACCACCCGCACCCCTGAAGGCGGCCCGTATCTCAAAAAGCAGGTGGTGCTGGAGACCCGGCCACCGGAGGACTTCGCCAGCCTGCTGTCCGGCGCCGAATCCGTGGGGGTGGCCGGGGTGACCCGCACCACGGAGGGCCTGAGGCCGGAATACGATCCCACCCACCCCGATGCCGACGAGCAGGGGATGGTGCTCTATCCCAACGTCAACCCAATCACCGAAATGGTGAGCCTGGCCCTGGCCAGCCGGACCTTTGAGGCCAACGTGGCGGTGCTCAAGGCGGCCCGGGCCATGCTGCAAAAGTCCCTGGAGATCGGGCGTTAG
- a CDS encoding flagellar hook-basal body complex protein FliE, which produces MKILPEMGTGQGVSTLSPTATATTPGAGEFKRLLTEVMGWQQEADQAIRQSLLGEKDLHEVMLALERASLGVKVLVQVRNKVLQAYEELSRMSL; this is translated from the coding sequence ATGAAGATTCTGCCGGAGATGGGAACGGGGCAAGGGGTCTCGACCCTGAGCCCGACAGCGACCGCCACAACCCCCGGGGCCGGGGAGTTCAAGCGCCTGCTCACCGAGGTCATGGGCTGGCAGCAGGAGGCGGATCAGGCCATCCGCCAGTCCCTCCTGGGGGAGAAGGACCTGCACGAGGTCATGCTGGCCCTGGAGCGGGCCTCCCTGGGGGTCAAGGTGCTGGTCCAGGTGCGCAACAAAGTGCTCCAGGCGTATGAAGAATTGAGCCGCATGAGCTTGTAA
- the fliF gene encoding flagellar basal-body MS-ring/collar protein FliF: protein MAALTAYLEQLKQRFLALPLPHRLVAGALAGAGVLALIFLLLMSSPGEYGVLFANLSQEDAAAIVAKLRNKKIPYRLEAGGTSILVPKHEVYELRLLLAGEGIPKGGGVGFEIFDRQNLGVTDFVQRLNYQRALQGELARTLTGMPEIAEARVHIVTPKESIFLEDQQKASASVAVKLRPGRRLSPHQIDGIVHLVSSAVPGLSPSQVTVVDLDGRILSKPPDALTPGGLSTAQMSFQRQVEEGYERKLQSLFDQLVGPQKSVIRVTAELDFQKIDIREETFTPNKDLVRSEQKNVERSTRGMEGGSPEARFDLGQGTITPPPPGKGPPPLTPPAPPKPPGSTTSERQSEVRNYELNRVLRQVVDQPGKIRRLSLAVVVDGTYPEKTRAFTPRPPEELRQFANLAKKAVGFDAERGDQLEITCAPLASQVPEGVGASAPAAGWQEGWRGSLLVGAVILAVLFALMVLYHRKRRAARPPILEAPLPASLPAPAEAAGELLPPSPTPALRTAAPPALLPDAVEGQEKVAQLVAAYPERAVEVLRLWLQDR, encoded by the coding sequence ATGGCCGCGCTCACCGCTTACCTGGAGCAGCTCAAGCAACGCTTCCTGGCCCTGCCCCTGCCCCACCGGCTGGTGGCCGGCGCGCTGGCCGGGGCCGGGGTCCTGGCCCTCATCTTTCTTTTGCTCATGAGCAGCCCCGGTGAATACGGGGTCCTCTTTGCCAACCTCTCCCAGGAGGACGCCGCGGCCATCGTGGCCAAACTCCGCAACAAAAAGATCCCATATCGCCTGGAGGCCGGCGGCACCTCCATCCTGGTCCCCAAACATGAGGTCTATGAGCTGCGGCTCCTGCTGGCGGGGGAAGGCATCCCCAAAGGAGGCGGCGTCGGCTTTGAGATCTTCGACCGGCAGAACCTGGGGGTGACGGACTTCGTGCAGCGCCTCAACTACCAGCGGGCGCTCCAAGGCGAGCTGGCCCGCACCCTCACAGGCATGCCCGAAATCGCCGAAGCCCGGGTGCACATCGTCACCCCCAAGGAATCCATTTTCCTGGAAGACCAGCAGAAGGCCAGCGCCTCGGTGGCGGTGAAACTCAGGCCCGGCCGGCGCCTGAGCCCCCATCAGATCGACGGCATCGTCCATCTGGTGTCCAGCGCGGTCCCGGGCCTCAGCCCCAGCCAGGTGACGGTGGTGGACCTGGACGGCCGGATCCTGAGCAAACCCCCGGACGCCCTCACCCCCGGGGGTCTGAGCACCGCCCAGATGAGTTTCCAGCGCCAGGTGGAGGAAGGCTACGAGCGCAAGCTCCAGTCCCTCTTCGACCAGCTGGTGGGGCCCCAAAAATCCGTCATCCGGGTCACCGCGGAGCTGGATTTCCAGAAAATTGACATCCGGGAGGAGACCTTCACCCCCAACAAGGACCTGGTGCGCAGCGAACAGAAGAACGTGGAGCGCTCCACCCGGGGGATGGAAGGGGGAAGCCCCGAGGCCCGCTTCGATCTCGGCCAGGGCACCATCACCCCGCCGCCGCCCGGCAAAGGCCCGCCGCCCCTTACCCCCCCAGCCCCGCCCAAGCCCCCGGGCAGCACCACCAGCGAGCGCCAAAGCGAAGTGCGCAACTATGAGCTCAACCGGGTGCTGCGCCAGGTGGTGGATCAGCCGGGCAAGATCAGGCGCCTCTCCCTGGCGGTGGTGGTGGACGGCACCTACCCGGAGAAGACCAGGGCCTTCACCCCCCGGCCGCCGGAGGAGTTGCGCCAGTTCGCCAACCTGGCCAAAAAGGCGGTGGGCTTTGATGCCGAGCGGGGGGACCAGCTGGAGATCACCTGCGCGCCCCTGGCCTCCCAGGTGCCGGAGGGGGTGGGCGCCAGCGCCCCGGCGGCGGGCTGGCAGGAAGGCTGGCGGGGCTCCCTCCTGGTGGGGGCCGTCATCCTGGCGGTGCTCTTTGCTCTCATGGTGCTTTATCACCGCAAGCGCCGGGCGGCCCGGCCACCCATCTTGGAGGCACCTCTGCCCGCTTCTCTGCCGGCCCCGGCCGAGGCTGCCGGGGAACTTCTGCCGCCCTCCCCCACCCCCGCTCTCCGCACCGCGGCGCCGCCGGCCCTCCTCCCTGATGCGGTGGAGGGTCAGGAGAAGGTGGCCCAACTGGTGGCGGCCTATCCCGAGCGGGCCGTGGAGGTCCTCCGGCTCTGGCTCCAGGACCGCTGA
- the fliG gene encoding flagellar motor switch protein FliG — protein sequence MAKADKLSGVDKAALLLLCLGEDRAGEILKRLDDSEIQLLGQHISRLEVVPTKQMAAILEEFRQRMENPEAIVVKGDQFFKNTIARTLDGRRQEMLLDKLDLEQSPEFFVKIKKLDPRTVASFLRNEHPQTIALVLAHLERHQAAKVLAQFPEALQMEVVRRIARLDQVSPAIIEEIDAALREEIALVEEVGGRLVGGAQSVAEILNQMERTQETAILKKLEEEDLADLAEEIRRYLFTFEDLLNVEDRGIMALLKEVNTQDLALALKAASDELKAKFFRNMSSRASEMLQEELEIMGPARLRDVEAAQQKIIQIAKRLEGEGQLVLSNKGGEDVFI from the coding sequence ATGGCCAAGGCGGACAAACTGAGCGGCGTGGACAAGGCGGCCCTGTTGCTCCTGTGTCTCGGGGAGGACCGGGCCGGGGAGATCCTGAAGAGGCTGGATGACAGCGAGATCCAACTCCTGGGACAGCATATCTCCCGCCTGGAGGTAGTCCCCACCAAACAGATGGCGGCCATTTTGGAGGAGTTCCGCCAACGGATGGAAAATCCCGAGGCCATCGTGGTGAAGGGGGACCAGTTTTTCAAAAACACCATCGCCCGCACCCTGGACGGCCGGCGCCAGGAGATGCTGCTGGACAAACTGGACCTGGAGCAGAGCCCGGAATTCTTCGTCAAGATCAAGAAACTGGACCCACGCACTGTGGCCTCCTTTCTGCGCAATGAGCACCCCCAGACCATCGCCCTGGTGCTGGCCCATCTGGAGCGCCACCAGGCCGCCAAGGTCCTGGCGCAGTTCCCCGAGGCCCTGCAGATGGAAGTGGTGCGGCGCATCGCCCGCCTGGATCAGGTCTCCCCGGCCATCATCGAAGAAATCGACGCCGCCCTCAGGGAGGAGATCGCCCTGGTGGAGGAGGTGGGCGGCCGGCTGGTGGGCGGGGCCCAATCCGTGGCGGAGATCCTCAACCAGATGGAGCGCACCCAGGAGACCGCCATCTTGAAGAAACTGGAGGAGGAGGACCTGGCCGACCTGGCGGAGGAGATCCGGCGTTATCTCTTCACTTTTGAAGACCTGCTCAATGTGGAGGACCGGGGCATCATGGCCCTCCTCAAGGAGGTCAACACCCAGGATCTGGCCCTGGCCCTGAAGGCGGCCTCCGACGAACTCAAGGCCAAGTTCTTCCGTAATATGTCCAGCCGGGCCTCGGAGATGCTCCAGGAGGAGTTGGAGATCATGGGCCCGGCCCGCTTACGGGATGTGGAGGCGGCCCAGCAGAAGATCATCCAGATCGCCAAGCGGCTGGAAGGCGAAGGCCAGCTGGTGCTGTCCAACAAGGGCGGAGAGGATGTCTTCATATAA
- a CDS encoding FliH/SctL family protein — protein MSSYKIFRTPPAGVHPFPLPGLTEEAGPRAEVQELFTPDFGQEEGPPLPGVADLEARVREILAQAEARREHIERQAYEEGFRQGQQDGREVGLKALEEVTRRLRDLLMELAGLRERLFREREEEMVHLALAVARQVVGRGLQSDPGLIRGLLEQAFQALSRRDGLRLHLHPGDLEVLSETGKEGWPPEVELVADAGLTPGGFRIETGVGELDGTLETRWERVARTVTAALEKVRDDRQD, from the coding sequence ATGTCTTCATATAAGATTTTTCGCACCCCGCCGGCGGGGGTGCACCCCTTCCCTCTGCCGGGATTGACGGAGGAGGCTGGCCCCCGGGCAGAGGTTCAGGAGCTTTTCACCCCTGACTTTGGCCAGGAGGAGGGCCCGCCTCTTCCTGGAGTTGCGGACCTGGAAGCCCGGGTCCGGGAGATTTTGGCCCAGGCAGAGGCGCGCCGGGAGCATATCGAGCGGCAGGCGTATGAAGAGGGCTTCCGCCAGGGACAACAGGACGGCCGGGAAGTGGGGCTGAAAGCCCTGGAGGAGGTGACCCGGCGGCTGAGGGACCTCCTCATGGAACTGGCCGGCTTGCGGGAGCGTCTCTTTCGGGAACGGGAGGAGGAGATGGTGCACCTGGCCTTGGCGGTGGCCCGCCAGGTGGTGGGCCGGGGACTCCAAAGCGATCCCGGGCTCATCCGCGGGCTGCTGGAGCAGGCCTTCCAGGCCCTCTCCCGGCGGGACGGCCTCCGGCTCCATCTCCACCCCGGGGACCTGGAAGTGCTCTCCGAGACCGGCAAAGAAGGCTGGCCGCCGGAGGTGGAACTGGTGGCGGACGCCGGCCTGACCCCGGGAGGCTTCCGGATAGAGACCGGTGTGGGAGAACTGGACGGCACCCTGGAGACCCGCTGGGAGAGGGTGGCCCGCACCGTCACTGCCGCCCTGGAGAAAGTTCGGGATGACCGGCAGGATTGA
- a CDS encoding FliI/YscN family ATPase — translation MTGRIDWQALREQVARTEPWARVGRLEELVGLVLRSRGPECAVGSICQIRPPAPAPPFLAEVVGFRQEQVLLMPYGEARGVRPRVPVILEDRQAQVRVGPGLLGRVLDGLGEPLDGRGPLRQVPETYPLYSPSPNPCLREPIRQPLDVGIRAINGLLTLGKGQRVGIFAGSGVGKSTLLGMMARFTASEVSVIGLIGERGREVKDFIEESLGPEGLARSVVVAATSDTPPLVRLRGAYLATAIAEYFRDQGHDVLLLMDSLTRFAMAAREIGLAVGEPPTARGYTPSVFTRLPGLLERAGTCQGRGSITGIYTVLVEGDDLLEPIADASRAILDGHLVLSRDLADRGHYPAIDLLGSISRLMPQVTTPEHRRLREQAVRVLAVYRQAEDLINIKAYVRGSNPEIDFALEKIAALNRYLRQDTAEAAAFPQALAQLEEIFAT, via the coding sequence ATGACCGGCAGGATTGACTGGCAGGCGCTCCGTGAACAGGTGGCCCGCACCGAGCCCTGGGCCCGGGTGGGCCGCCTGGAGGAGCTGGTGGGACTGGTGCTGCGCAGCCGGGGGCCGGAGTGCGCCGTGGGGAGCATCTGCCAAATCCGGCCGCCGGCCCCCGCCCCTCCCTTCCTGGCCGAAGTGGTGGGTTTCCGCCAGGAGCAGGTGCTCCTCATGCCCTATGGCGAGGCCCGGGGGGTGCGGCCTCGGGTCCCGGTGATCCTGGAGGACCGCCAGGCCCAGGTGCGGGTGGGTCCGGGTCTGCTGGGCCGGGTGCTGGACGGCCTGGGGGAACCCCTGGACGGCCGGGGCCCCCTCCGACAGGTGCCGGAGACTTATCCCCTTTATTCCCCCAGCCCCAACCCCTGCCTGCGGGAGCCCATCCGCCAGCCCCTGGATGTGGGCATCCGGGCCATCAACGGCCTCCTCACCTTGGGGAAGGGCCAGCGGGTGGGGATCTTCGCCGGCTCCGGGGTGGGAAAGAGCACCCTTCTGGGCATGATGGCCCGCTTCACCGCCTCAGAGGTAAGCGTCATCGGCCTCATCGGCGAGCGGGGCCGGGAGGTGAAGGACTTCATCGAGGAAAGCCTGGGGCCGGAAGGGCTGGCCCGCTCCGTGGTGGTGGCGGCCACCTCCGACACCCCGCCCCTGGTGCGCCTCCGGGGGGCGTATCTGGCCACCGCCATTGCCGAGTATTTCCGGGACCAGGGGCACGACGTCCTCTTGCTCATGGATTCCCTCACCCGCTTTGCCATGGCGGCCCGGGAGATCGGGCTGGCGGTGGGGGAGCCGCCCACCGCCCGGGGTTATACCCCCTCGGTCTTCACCCGCCTGCCGGGGCTTTTGGAGCGGGCCGGCACCTGCCAGGGCCGGGGGAGCATCACCGGCATCTACACTGTGCTGGTGGAGGGGGACGACCTCCTGGAGCCCATCGCCGACGCCTCCCGGGCCATTCTGGACGGCCACCTGGTGCTCTCCCGAGACCTGGCGGACCGCGGCCATTACCCGGCCATTGACCTGTTGGGGAGCATCAGCCGGCTCATGCCCCAGGTCACCACCCCGGAGCACCGCCGGCTGAGGGAACAGGCGGTGCGGGTCCTGGCCGTCTACCGCCAGGCGGAGGACCTGATCAACATCAAAGCCTATGTGCGGGGCTCCAATCCGGAGATTGACTTTGCCCTGGAAAAAATCGCCGCCCTGAACCGTTACCTGAGGCAGGACACGGCGGAAGCCGCGGCCTTCCCCCAGGCGCTGGCCCAACTGGAGGAGATCTTCGCCACATGA
- a CDS encoding secondary thiamine-phosphate synthase enzyme YjbQ — MFALSTFSLEVPTTAGTDIVDLTDSVREAVQQTGIADGLLTLFIAGSTAALTTIEYEPGVVNDLRHAIERLFPRELAYEHDRRWGDGNGYAHVRAAFLKPSLTIPLQQGRLQLGTWQQIVLCDFDNRPRRRQIQGQVLGLRPSSSP; from the coding sequence GTGTTTGCACTGAGCACCTTCAGCCTGGAGGTCCCCACCACTGCGGGGACGGACATCGTGGACCTCACCGATTCTGTCAGGGAGGCGGTCCAGCAGACCGGCATCGCTGACGGCCTCCTCACCCTGTTCATTGCCGGCTCCACCGCGGCTTTGACGACCATTGAGTATGAGCCGGGGGTGGTGAATGATCTGCGCCACGCCATCGAGCGCCTCTTTCCCCGGGAACTGGCCTACGAACATGACCGGCGCTGGGGGGACGGCAACGGCTATGCCCACGTGCGGGCCGCGTTTTTGAAGCCCTCCCTCACCATCCCGCTTCAGCAGGGCCGCCTGCAGTTGGGCACCTGGCAGCAGATTGTCCTGTGCGATTTTGACAATCGCCCCCGCCGCCGGCAGATCCAGGGCCAGGTGCTGGGGCTCAGGCCCTCCTCTTCCCCGTGA
- a CDS encoding PhoH family protein yields the protein MKPPALSSGHLVSEQLSFEDNAVAQALFGEHGGHLRLIGRLLGVRLSSRGSQVTMEGPVAAVEVARRALTELQEVIAAGYDLKPQDVQHAVKILQDKANASLKDIFLDTVILSATKRRIAPKSLTQKRYIEAIRSHDIVFGVGPAGTGKTYLAMAMAVAALLNHECIRIVLARPAVEAGEKLGFLPGDLYEKVNPYLRPLYDALHDMMDFDKATRLVQRGVIEVAPLAFMRGRTLNDSFVILDEAQNTTSEQMLMFLTRLGFGSKAVITGDVTQVDLPHGVLSGLVEAKELLDGIEGIAFVYFTERDVVRHPLVQDIIRAYDSRRQRPGEAKGEERRG from the coding sequence GTGAAACCTCCTGCCCTCTCCTCCGGCCACCTGGTCAGCGAGCAGCTCTCCTTCGAAGATAACGCCGTGGCCCAGGCCCTCTTCGGAGAGCACGGCGGGCATCTGCGCCTCATCGGCCGCCTGTTGGGCGTACGGCTCTCTTCCCGGGGGAGTCAGGTCACCATGGAGGGCCCGGTGGCGGCGGTGGAAGTGGCCCGGCGGGCGCTCACGGAGCTTCAGGAGGTCATTGCCGCCGGTTATGATCTCAAACCCCAGGATGTGCAGCACGCCGTGAAGATTTTGCAGGACAAAGCCAACGCCTCCCTGAAGGACATCTTTCTCGACACGGTCATTCTCTCGGCCACCAAGCGGCGCATTGCGCCCAAAAGCCTCACCCAGAAACGCTACATCGAGGCCATCCGCAGCCATGACATCGTCTTCGGGGTGGGCCCGGCGGGCACCGGCAAGACCTATCTCGCCATGGCCATGGCAGTGGCGGCGCTTCTCAACCACGAATGCATCCGCATCGTCCTGGCCCGGCCGGCGGTGGAGGCCGGGGAAAAGCTGGGCTTTCTCCCGGGCGACCTCTATGAGAAGGTCAACCCCTACTTGAGGCCGCTGTATGACGCCCTGCACGACATGATGGACTTCGACAAGGCCACCCGCCTGGTGCAGCGGGGGGTGATCGAAGTGGCCCCCCTGGCCTTCATGCGGGGCCGGACCCTGAACGATTCCTTCGTCATCCTGGACGAAGCCCAGAACACCACCTCCGAGCAGATGCTCATGTTCCTCACCCGGCTGGGCTTCGGCTCCAAGGCGGTGATCACCGGCGACGTCACCCAGGTGGACCTGCCTCACGGGGTGCTCTCCGGGCTGGTGGAGGCCAAGGAGCTGCTGGACGGCATCGAGGGCATTGCCTTCGTCTATTTCACCGAGCGGGATGTGGTGCGCCATCCCCTGGTGCAGGACATCATCCGGGCCTATGACAGCCGGCGCCAGCGCCCTGGCGAGGCCAAAGGGGAGGAGCGCCGTGGCTGA